A window of Borrelia sp. A-FGy1 contains these coding sequences:
- a CDS encoding deoxynucleoside kinase, translating to MIVIEGLIGAGKTTLGNVLSWELNIPFYSELNNEFTLSILDKFYNDKSRWAFPVQINFLNERFKLIKSIFRTKRGILDRSIYGDRVFATLLNESGYMSDYEYRIYLDLLDNMLEHSQIPELMIYLNCSVDEAERRIKNRNRSFETGISREYLYNLNIKYLSWYDNYSLSPKLMLDYDNINIFDDDHKNKLIYLIKDKLVI from the coding sequence GTGATTGTAATTGAGGGTTTAATTGGAGCAGGAAAGACTACGCTTGGAAATGTCTTGTCTTGGGAGCTTAATATTCCTTTTTATAGTGAGTTAAATAATGAATTTACACTATCTATTTTAGATAAATTTTATAATGATAAGTCTAGATGGGCGTTTCCAGTTCAGATTAATTTTTTGAATGAGAGATTTAAACTCATAAAGTCTATTTTTAGAACTAAGAGAGGCATACTTGATAGATCTATTTATGGTGATCGTGTATTTGCTACTCTTTTAAATGAAAGTGGGTATATGTCTGATTACGAATATAGAATATATCTTGATTTACTTGATAATATGCTGGAACATTCTCAGATACCTGAATTGATGATTTATCTTAATTGTAGTGTTGATGAAGCTGAACGACGAATCAAAAATAGAAATAGAAGTTTTGAGACAGGAATTTCTAGAGAATACCTTTATAATCTTAACATTAAGTATTTGAGTTGGTATGATAATTATAGTTTGTCACCTAAATTAATGCTTGATTATGACAATATAAATATTTTTGATGATGATCACAAAAATAAGCTTATTTATTTAATTAAAGATAAACTTGTAATATAA
- the glpT gene encoding glycerol-3-phosphate transporter — protein MKKLFNFLSPAQHIKRVKKDIEDSLYKRLRFQIFVSIFIGYAGFYLTRKIFSFAMPELEKEGFGKGQLGIILSGVSIAYGFSKFIMGNVSDRSNPRYFLSLGLFLSAIITVIFGLFPWNSIETTTAVILMFVLMFSNGWVQGMGWPACGRTMVHWWSTKERGITVATWNVAHNTGAAFSGIISSWALLHFNKWQAVLYVPAMLVIGIAIFVLFTLKDTPQSVGLPPVEEYKNDYPENYTKKLEEELKAKDIFIKYVFNNKLLWYIAIANAFIYFVRYGILDWSPTYLSQVKHFSIKDSGWAYSIYEFSAIPGTIICGWISDKIFKGRRTETGIIFMSAALVTIVIYWKLPENTSIITTTLLAIIGFLIYGPVMLIGLHALDLVPKKAAGTAAGFTGLFGYIGGSVAASAITGFVLQYFNWNTYFYLLIASCLLAITFISLAFRQENKTNRNNKRT, from the coding sequence ATGAAAAAGTTATTTAATTTTCTCAGCCCAGCACAACACATAAAAAGAGTAAAAAAAGATATAGAAGATTCACTATACAAAAGATTAAGGTTTCAAATATTTGTTTCAATATTCATTGGATATGCTGGTTTTTATTTAACAAGAAAAATTTTTTCGTTTGCTATGCCTGAACTTGAAAAAGAAGGCTTTGGAAAAGGACAACTAGGAATAATTTTATCCGGCGTTTCAATTGCATATGGATTCTCTAAATTTATAATGGGTAATGTCTCAGATCGAAGCAATCCTAGATATTTTCTATCTCTAGGATTATTCTTGTCTGCCATAATTACTGTTATTTTTGGTTTATTTCCATGGAATTCAATTGAAACTACTACAGCCGTAATACTCATGTTCGTTTTAATGTTCTCAAACGGATGGGTTCAGGGAATGGGATGGCCTGCTTGTGGAAGAACTATGGTACATTGGTGGTCAACAAAAGAAAGAGGGATAACCGTTGCTACTTGGAATGTAGCTCATAATACAGGAGCAGCGTTCTCGGGAATCATATCATCTTGGGCTCTTCTTCACTTCAACAAATGGCAAGCTGTACTTTATGTACCAGCAATGTTGGTGATAGGAATTGCCATTTTTGTTCTTTTTACATTAAAAGATACTCCTCAATCTGTAGGACTACCGCCAGTTGAAGAGTACAAAAATGATTATCCTGAAAATTATACAAAAAAACTAGAAGAAGAACTCAAAGCAAAAGACATTTTTATAAAATATGTTTTTAATAATAAGTTACTTTGGTACATAGCTATTGCTAATGCATTCATATATTTTGTCAGATATGGCATTTTAGATTGGTCTCCTACATATCTATCACAAGTAAAACACTTTTCTATAAAAGATTCAGGATGGGCATATTCCATTTATGAATTTTCAGCCATTCCTGGAACAATAATTTGTGGATGGATATCTGACAAGATTTTTAAGGGAAGAAGAACTGAAACCGGAATAATTTTTATGTCCGCTGCTCTTGTTACAATAGTTATATATTGGAAATTACCAGAAAATACATCTATTATTACAACTACTCTTTTGGCAATAATAGGATTCTTAATTTACGGACCTGTTATGCTTATTGGACTTCATGCTCTTGACCTTGTCCCTAAAAAGGCAGCAGGTACTGCCGCAGGATTTACAGGATTATTTGGTTATATAGGAGGTTCTGTAGCTGCGAGTGCTATTACAGGATTTGTATTGCAATACTTTAATTGGAACACCTATTTTTATCTATTAATAGCTTCTTGCTTACTTGCAATAACATTTATAAGTCTAGCATTTAGGCAAGAAAACAAAACAAATAGGAATAATAAAAGAACTTAA
- the glpQ gene encoding glycerophosphodiester phosphodiesterase: MKKIKLKLLLLLTSSFLINSCEKEKIGTSKVSPIVIAHRGASGYLPEHTLEAKAYAYALGANYLEQDIVLTKDNIPIIMHDPEIDTTTNVAEIFPERAREDGRYYSVDFTLRELKSLKISERFDPKTRKAIYPNRFPLSDYHFKIPTLEEEIKFIQGLNKSTGKNVGIYPEIKKPFWHKQQGKDISKIVIEILNKYGYKSKEDNIYLQIFDFDELKRIREEIGYKGKLVMLIGENDWDEAPTDYEYIKSEEGMAEVAKYSDGIGPWIPQIIIDGKVSGLISLAHKHKMEIHPYTMRIDALPSYVKNANELLNLLFNEAKVDGIFTDFPDIAISFIKK; this comes from the coding sequence ATGAAAAAAATAAAACTTAAATTGTTGCTGTTATTAACAAGTTCTTTTCTCATCAACTCTTGCGAGAAGGAAAAAATAGGTACTAGTAAGGTATCACCTATAGTTATAGCTCATAGAGGCGCTAGTGGTTATTTACCAGAACATACGTTAGAGGCTAAAGCATACGCTTACGCTTTAGGAGCTAATTATCTAGAACAAGATATTGTTCTGACAAAAGATAATATCCCTATTATAATGCATGACCCAGAAATTGACACAACAACAAATGTTGCAGAAATATTTCCTGAAAGAGCTAGAGAAGATGGAAGATACTATTCTGTTGATTTCACATTAAGAGAGCTAAAATCGCTAAAGATTAGCGAAAGATTTGATCCTAAAACTAGAAAAGCAATATATCCCAACCGTTTCCCCTTAAGTGATTACCATTTCAAAATTCCAACTCTAGAAGAAGAAATAAAATTCATACAAGGATTAAACAAAAGTACAGGGAAAAATGTTGGAATTTATCCTGAAATTAAAAAACCCTTTTGGCATAAACAACAAGGTAAAGATATATCCAAGATTGTAATAGAAATCCTAAATAAATATGGCTATAAATCAAAAGAAGATAACATTTATCTTCAAATATTCGACTTTGATGAACTTAAGAGAATAAGAGAAGAAATTGGTTATAAAGGAAAGCTTGTTATGCTCATCGGTGAAAATGATTGGGACGAAGCGCCTACAGACTATGAATATATCAAATCAGAAGAAGGTATGGCAGAAGTTGCAAAATACTCTGATGGTATAGGACCTTGGATACCTCAAATCATAATTGATGGAAAAGTATCGGGACTTATTTCCTTAGCTCATAAACACAAAATGGAGATTCATCCTTACACTATGAGAATTGATGCATTGCCTTCATATGTAAAAAACGCAAATGAATTATTAAATTTACTATTTAATGAGGCAAAAGTAGATGGAATATTTACAGATTTTCCTGACATAGCAATAAGCTTTATAAAAAAATAA
- a CDS encoding glycerol-3-phosphate dehydrogenase/oxidase yields the protein MNKTEKKQLKDFNNKDFDIIIIGGGATGLGIAIDSITRGNKTLLIEKFDYAKGTSSRSTKLIHGGVRYLAQLNISLVKEALHEKALLEQNAPHLVNECAFVLPIYNIFSLPYYYFGLRWYHNLLGKHKKTKYKTKLLSKPKTIEKIPNIKTEGLKCSVLYYDDSFDDARMVISMLRTFTEKGGIAFNYTELIKFNKEKGKISGAVIKDRINDIKVAIKSKCIVNATGIFADEIRKIDDPSALNIIKPSQGTHIILKKEKFHTNYAMLIPKTSDNRILFALPWHNGVVCGSTDVSIDKIEEEPKSLESEIEFIINNMNDYLNTKISKSDIKSAYAGIRPLIIDPKGEQNTSKISRDEKIFISESNLITIAGGKYTIFRKMAEKTLKIAIEKNLIPNSISTTENLKLHGYLEKEKVLNIPEPFRVYGSDFKSLTEMKGFNNKIHADLSLNEAQINFAIEFEQAKTVEDILSRRTRSLLLNAKATIEATPKVAEIMMHKLGKNEEWKSNQIQTFIETAQKYLI from the coding sequence ATGAACAAAACCGAAAAAAAACAATTAAAGGATTTTAATAACAAAGATTTTGACATAATAATAATTGGTGGGGGAGCTACGGGCCTGGGAATTGCAATAGATTCAATTACAAGAGGCAATAAGACTTTGCTTATTGAAAAATTTGATTATGCAAAAGGTACATCTTCTAGATCAACTAAACTAATACATGGCGGCGTGAGGTATTTAGCTCAATTAAATATATCCTTAGTAAAAGAAGCACTACATGAAAAAGCATTACTTGAACAAAATGCACCTCATTTAGTTAATGAATGTGCTTTTGTTTTACCCATATATAATATTTTTAGCCTACCTTACTACTATTTTGGATTAAGATGGTACCATAACCTTCTTGGAAAACATAAAAAAACTAAATATAAAACAAAACTACTGTCAAAACCTAAAACAATAGAAAAAATTCCAAATATTAAAACAGAAGGCCTTAAATGCTCTGTGCTATATTATGATGATTCCTTTGACGATGCTAGAATGGTAATAAGCATGCTTAGAACCTTTACTGAAAAAGGTGGAATAGCATTCAATTATACAGAACTTATAAAGTTTAATAAAGAGAAAGGCAAAATATCAGGAGCTGTTATTAAAGATAGAATAAATGACATAAAAGTTGCAATAAAAAGTAAATGCATAGTCAATGCAACAGGCATTTTTGCAGATGAGATTAGAAAAATAGACGACCCTAGTGCTCTTAACATTATTAAACCTTCTCAAGGAACACATATAATACTTAAAAAAGAAAAATTCCACACAAATTATGCAATGCTTATACCTAAGACAAGTGATAATAGAATTTTATTTGCGTTACCTTGGCATAACGGAGTTGTTTGTGGAAGCACAGATGTTTCAATAGACAAAATTGAAGAAGAGCCTAAGAGTTTAGAAAGTGAAATTGAATTTATAATAAATAATATGAACGATTATTTAAACACTAAAATAAGTAAGAGTGACATCAAAAGCGCTTATGCGGGGATTAGGCCACTTATAATAGACCCTAAAGGAGAGCAAAACACTTCAAAAATATCAAGAGATGAAAAAATCTTTATATCCGAATCTAATCTTATTACAATTGCTGGAGGTAAATATACTATTTTCAGAAAAATGGCAGAAAAGACGTTAAAAATAGCAATAGAAAAAAATTTAATACCTAATTCAATCTCTACTACAGAAAACTTAAAGTTACACGGTTATCTAGAAAAGGAAAAGGTACTCAATATCCCTGAACCCTTTAGGGTTTATGGAAGTGATTTTAAAAGCTTAACTGAAATGAAAGGATTTAACAATAAGATTCATGCTGATTTATCATTAAATGAAGCTCAAATCAACTTTGCTATTGAATTTGAACAAGCAAAAACCGTAGAAGACATTTTATCAAGAAGAACAAGGTCACTGCTATTGAATGCAAAAGCTACAATTGAAGCTACACCAAAGGTAGCTGAAATTATGATGCATAAACTTGGCAAAAATGAAGAATGGAAAAGTAATCAAATACAAACCTTTATAGAGACAGCCCAAAAATATTTGATTTAA
- a CDS encoding DUF327 family protein, with translation MKINNLVSGALNLESKDYRKNKRKVDIGKSSFFSSVFKSEFIKKDKHFILLENGEFNLDFIKNILDEINDIGEKLLSEPSRQNVIFYKKTIAEFFSIILSSSISIKEQKGGSCEEIKRPKYRIIRVINEKLDKLAYSVLQSQVSQVELLSSLEEIQGLLVNLLI, from the coding sequence ATGAAGATTAATAATTTAGTATCGGGTGCTTTAAATCTTGAGTCGAAAGATTATAGAAAAAATAAGAGAAAAGTTGATATAGGTAAGTCAAGTTTTTTTTCTTCTGTGTTTAAGTCAGAATTTATAAAAAAGGATAAACATTTTATTTTGCTTGAGAATGGAGAATTTAATCTTGATTTTATTAAAAATATTTTAGATGAAATTAATGATATTGGAGAAAAACTTTTAAGTGAACCTTCTCGTCAAAATGTAATTTTTTACAAGAAAACTATAGCAGAATTTTTCTCAATTATCTTATCATCTTCTATTTCTATTAAGGAACAAAAAGGGGGAAGCTGTGAAGAGATAAAGAGGCCTAAATATCGAATTATTAGAGTTATTAATGAAAAGCTTGATAAACTTGCTTATTCAGTTTTGCAAAGTCAAGTTTCTCAAGTTGAGCTTTTAAGTAGTCTTGAAGAAATTCAAGGGTTGCTTGTAAATTTGCTTATATGA
- a CDS encoding polymer-forming cytoskeletal protein — protein MLNFLIVKKNKKVVSNFIFDEIKTIVGKNDFFKGELISNNFIRIDGDFLGSISSTRRVIIGETGRIKSNINANEIVISGIVLGNIYAENKIKVFQSGCVIGNISCRSIEVEEGAIVDGYMNIGTGNLGLSEKDIFVYTGSYKVNEDILIEVNKEMKGERIVRDFQIGEGESNKYLLNDISKADED, from the coding sequence ATGTTAAATTTTTTGATTGTAAAGAAGAATAAGAAAGTTGTTTCAAATTTTATTTTTGATGAAATCAAAACTATAGTTGGTAAGAATGATTTTTTTAAAGGGGAATTAATTTCAAATAATTTTATACGCATTGATGGTGATTTTCTTGGGTCTATTAGTTCTACTAGAAGAGTTATAATTGGGGAAACAGGTAGAATTAAGTCAAATATTAATGCGAATGAGATTGTTATTTCTGGAATAGTTCTTGGAAATATTTATGCTGAAAATAAAATTAAAGTTTTTCAATCAGGGTGTGTGATTGGTAATATTTCATGCAGGTCAATCGAAGTTGAAGAGGGTGCAATTGTTGATGGATATATGAATATTGGCACTGGAAATCTTGGGCTTTCTGAAAAAGATATATTTGTTTATACAGGCTCTTATAAGGTAAATGAAGATATTTTAATTGAAGTGAATAAAGAAATGAAAGGAGAAAGAATTGTTAGAGATTTTCAAATAGGGGAAGGGGAGAGTAATAAATATTTATTAAATGATATAAGTAAAGCAGATGAAGATTAA
- a CDS encoding peptidoglycan DD-metalloendopeptidase family protein, whose amino-acid sequence MKKEMRYKIILFLKGLGKLCFIILNSFVKVLKSIYSFFSQNVSFMIVPHVKGNVKNIKISFLTLFLFFLFFLVIFIGFVLLTVNYVTLTSIVKSTEKNYELAESEIEDFRNIVVEINSVANNFSRVLDELRTSLKIKESSIDLNRNKLDGDFVDFLDLQVLDANVIKELSDLKNVKSTIEGSIAPLKSIVKLLHSQNKLLNDIPSLWPIIKGDGIISLHFGPAIEPFTRQWYIHKGIDLAGVRIGTAIVAAADGEVIRASHQSTGYGNFVQIKHKYGLSTLYAHLSRLNTSKGSYVKKGQVIGFLGQTGYSTGPHLHYEVRIGSQVINPDMYLNLSTGASK is encoded by the coding sequence ATTAAAAAGGAAATGAGGTATAAAATTATCTTATTTTTAAAAGGACTGGGTAAGCTTTGTTTTATAATCCTTAATTCTTTTGTTAAAGTTTTAAAAAGTATTTACTCTTTTTTTAGTCAAAATGTTAGTTTCATGATTGTTCCTCATGTTAAAGGTAATGTTAAGAACATAAAGATTTCTTTCTTAACTCTTTTTTTATTTTTTTTATTTTTTCTTGTTATTTTTATAGGGTTTGTTTTACTAACAGTTAATTATGTTACTCTTACATCTATTGTTAAGTCTACTGAAAAGAATTATGAACTTGCGGAATCTGAAATTGAAGATTTTAGGAACATAGTTGTTGAAATTAATTCTGTTGCTAATAATTTTTCTAGAGTGTTAGATGAACTTAGAACTTCTTTAAAAATAAAGGAAAGTAGTATTGATTTGAACCGTAATAAATTAGATGGTGACTTTGTAGATTTTCTTGATTTGCAAGTGTTGGATGCTAATGTAATAAAAGAATTGAGTGATCTTAAAAATGTTAAAAGCACGATAGAAGGATCTATTGCTCCTCTTAAGAGTATAGTTAAGTTACTTCATTCTCAAAATAAATTGTTAAATGATATCCCTTCTCTTTGGCCAATTATTAAAGGAGATGGCATTATTTCTTTGCATTTTGGACCTGCTATTGAGCCTTTTACTAGGCAATGGTATATTCATAAAGGAATAGATCTTGCGGGAGTAAGAATTGGAACAGCTATTGTTGCAGCTGCTGATGGAGAGGTTATTAGGGCTAGTCATCAATCAACAGGATATGGTAATTTTGTTCAAATTAAGCATAAGTATGGATTATCAACTCTTTATGCTCATCTTTCTCGCTTAAACACTTCAAAGGGTTCTTATGTTAAAAAAGGGCAGGTCATTGGATTTCTTGGACAAACAGGGTATTCTACAGGTCCTCATCTTCACTATGAAGTTCGAATAGGGTCTCAAGTTATAAATCCGGATATGTATTTAAATTTATCAACGGGAGCTTCAAAATAG
- the rdgB gene encoding RdgB/HAM1 family non-canonical purine NTP pyrophosphatase — protein MKTLFFATTNMNKINEVKQILNIPNIKLEIPKNFDVKETGKTFRENSLIKAKALFELLNRKKNVFSEDSGLCIKALNLEPGIYSKRYDKYKIGKKLSSHEKNQLIIDLMKHKENREAYFVCIISHISTDGQISNFKGIFKGKIASNIDYCKKNRFGYDPIFLTNNNRRLSELNIAEKNKISHRGIAFTKFKNFLINHLV, from the coding sequence ATGAAAACACTATTTTTTGCAACTACTAATATGAACAAAATAAACGAAGTAAAGCAAATTTTAAATATCCCTAATATAAAACTTGAAATTCCTAAAAATTTTGATGTAAAAGAAACAGGCAAAACTTTTAGAGAAAATTCCTTAATCAAAGCAAAAGCTTTATTTGAACTTTTAAATAGAAAGAAGAATGTTTTTAGTGAAGATTCTGGGCTATGTATTAAGGCTTTAAATCTAGAACCCGGCATTTATTCTAAAAGGTATGATAAATATAAAATTGGAAAAAAGCTTAGTAGTCACGAAAAAAACCAGCTCATTATCGATTTAATGAAACATAAGGAAAACAGAGAAGCATATTTTGTATGTATAATTAGTCATATTTCAACAGATGGACAAATAAGTAATTTCAAAGGTATCTTTAAAGGTAAAATTGCTTCTAATATTGATTATTGTAAAAAAAATAGATTTGGATATGACCCAATTTTCCTAACTAATAACAATAGAAGACTTAGTGAATTAAATATTGCAGAAAAAAATAAAATATCACATAGAGGAATTGCATTTACTAAATTTAAAAATTTTTTAATAAACCATTTAGTTTAA
- the pepF gene encoding oligoendopeptidase F, producing the protein MIDRNKVKESNKWDLSSLFKNNEEYKQEVKEIKLKLEEFKKYENLDFDLNTFKQSLNDYYEIAEKLERTSYYTYLQLETDVSNKDSNKLRTININLETEVSNTTSFFIPKILKTDIKQVKKWLENSDLQDKKIAVENILREKEHILSEEEEKILANYTPIYSSYNDIFSSLTNADMEFGKIDGNPLTNSNYSLFLYNEDQEIRRKAFLKFYKEYKKHENTLANLLIADINKNKFLAKTKKFEDTISMKLFKNNIDKKVYTNLIETVNENLSTLHKYYEFRKNILNQEYLNHYDIYVPLTKDIKFKNSFNEACEKILQSLEILGSEYVEVLRKGFFKERWVDIYENKGKRSGAFSAGSYNGKPYILINYKDESIRDMFTLAHEAGHSMHSYFSIKNNPFPQYQYSIFEAEIASTVNEQILADYLLKNEKNVEKIKYIKLAQIDDLLATFFRQTMFAEFEYIIHDMINKDKPVVKDTLKTTYTKLLKKYFGPTLNIDKNSSLECFRIPHFYSPFYVYQYATGITAALLIYKNIKENKKDAIKNYIEFLKTGGSKYPLDSLKVTGVDLTLKSTIKNTINIFKERLEDVKKLF; encoded by the coding sequence ATGATAGATAGAAACAAAGTTAAAGAAAGCAACAAATGGGATTTATCCTCTTTATTTAAAAATAATGAAGAATATAAACAAGAGGTAAAAGAAATTAAATTAAAACTTGAAGAGTTTAAGAAATATGAAAACTTAGATTTTGATTTAAACACATTCAAACAATCCTTAAACGATTATTACGAAATTGCAGAAAAATTAGAAAGAACATCTTATTACACTTATCTTCAACTAGAAACAGACGTAAGTAATAAAGATTCAAATAAACTTAGAACAATAAATATTAACTTAGAAACAGAAGTATCAAATACTACTTCATTTTTTATTCCAAAAATACTAAAAACAGATATAAAACAAGTAAAGAAATGGCTTGAGAATAGCGATCTTCAAGATAAAAAAATAGCTGTCGAAAACATTTTAAGAGAAAAAGAACATATTTTAAGCGAGGAAGAAGAGAAAATATTAGCTAATTATACTCCCATTTATTCATCTTATAATGACATATTCTCTTCATTAACAAATGCAGATATGGAATTTGGAAAGATTGATGGGAACCCTTTAACCAATTCTAACTACAGCTTATTTCTTTATAATGAAGATCAAGAGATAAGACGAAAAGCTTTCTTAAAATTTTACAAAGAATATAAAAAACATGAAAATACATTGGCCAATCTCTTAATTGCTGATATAAATAAAAATAAATTTCTAGCCAAAACAAAAAAATTTGAAGACACTATCTCAATGAAGCTTTTTAAAAATAATATTGATAAAAAAGTTTATACAAATTTAATTGAGACAGTTAATGAAAATTTATCTACACTTCATAAATATTATGAATTTAGAAAAAACATACTTAATCAAGAATATCTTAATCACTATGATATTTACGTTCCTCTAACAAAAGATATAAAATTTAAAAATTCTTTTAATGAAGCTTGTGAAAAAATCTTACAATCTCTAGAAATACTAGGAAGTGAATATGTCGAAGTACTAAGAAAAGGATTTTTTAAGGAACGTTGGGTTGATATATACGAAAACAAAGGAAAAAGATCAGGGGCTTTTAGTGCAGGATCTTATAACGGTAAACCCTATATACTCATTAATTATAAAGACGAATCAATAAGAGACATGTTTACTCTAGCTCATGAAGCGGGTCATTCTATGCATTCTTATTTCAGTATTAAAAATAATCCATTTCCCCAGTATCAATATTCTATTTTTGAGGCAGAAATAGCATCTACAGTAAACGAACAAATACTTGCAGATTATTTACTAAAAAATGAAAAAAATGTTGAAAAAATAAAATACATAAAATTAGCCCAAATAGATGATCTACTTGCAACATTTTTCAGACAAACAATGTTTGCTGAATTTGAATATATTATTCATGATATGATTAATAAAGATAAACCTGTTGTAAAAGACACACTAAAGACAACCTATACAAAATTACTAAAAAAATATTTTGGACCTACACTTAATATTGATAAAAATAGCTCTCTTGAATGTTTTAGAATCCCTCACTTCTATTCACCTTTCTATGTGTATCAATATGCAACAGGTATTACTGCTGCTCTTTTAATATATAAAAATATAAAAGAAAATAAAAAAGATGCGATTAAAAATTATATAGAATTTTTAAAGACAGGAGGTTCAAAATATCCATTAGATTCTTTAAAAGTTACCGGAGTTGACTTAACATTAAAATCAACAATAAAAAATACAATTAATATTTTCAAAGAACGTCTTGAAGACGTAAAAAAATTATTCTAA
- the pcsA gene encoding phosphatidylcholine synthase, producing MKNLNLIIAWSVHILTASGLIVGFYSIIAIVNDDYPLLLKLTIIGLIIDGIDGTLARKFNIKELISTVDGALLDNIVDYINYTFIPAIFFYYGYFIKDEYKIIICIGILFASAYQFSRIDAKTSDHFFRGFPSLWNLLIIFNFIFNIGQTTNLIIILICIILSFVPIKFIYPSKTKEFKSLTISLTILTSLSLILAIFIKLPETYLKISKMILIFYLSYITLISMYLTYKTRKK from the coding sequence TTGAAGAACTTAAATCTTATTATAGCTTGGTCAGTACATATTTTAACAGCTTCTGGTTTAATAGTTGGATTTTATTCAATAATCGCAATAGTAAATGACGATTACCCTCTTTTATTAAAACTTACAATTATTGGGCTTATAATTGATGGGATTGATGGGACATTGGCAAGAAAATTTAATATAAAAGAATTAATCTCAACAGTTGATGGAGCTCTTCTTGACAATATTGTAGATTATATAAACTATACATTTATTCCTGCAATATTTTTTTATTATGGATACTTTATAAAAGATGAATATAAAATAATAATCTGCATTGGCATTTTATTTGCATCAGCATACCAATTTTCAAGAATAGATGCAAAAACAAGCGATCATTTTTTTAGAGGTTTTCCCTCTTTATGGAACCTCTTAATAATTTTTAATTTCATATTTAATATAGGACAAACTACAAATCTGATTATAATATTAATATGCATTATATTAAGCTTTGTACCAATTAAATTTATTTATCCATCAAAAACTAAAGAATTTAAATCTTTAACAATTTCCCTCACAATATTAACTTCTTTAAGTTTAATATTGGCAATATTTATAAAATTACCAGAAACTTATTTAAAAATATCAAAAATGATATTAATTTTTTACCTTTCATATATCACTTTAATTAGTATGTACCTAACATATAAGACAAGAAAAAAATAA
- a CDS encoding DedA family protein, with the protein MNMILEFIDLNIGYAPVVFFTLLILAGFNIPISEDAIVLMGGILSSRKSEYTVLIFLGIFWGAYIGDIISFYIGRFLAYKLFRKKTKVNKLIDIMNYYYGEYGSLTLFFGRFIPFGVRNAIFISAGMGNMRPCHFLLADFFAAIISITIYFTLSFKIGESFKMIVPKVKITILLSFISLSTIILIILFIKNKKKQKIDKYFK; encoded by the coding sequence ATGAATATGATACTAGAATTTATAGATCTCAATATAGGTTATGCTCCAGTGGTATTTTTTACACTACTTATCCTTGCAGGCTTTAATATCCCAATTTCCGAAGATGCAATAGTATTAATGGGCGGTATACTTTCTAGTCGAAAAAGTGAGTACACAGTTTTAATATTTTTAGGGATTTTCTGGGGAGCATATATTGGCGATATAATTTCATTTTATATAGGAAGATTTTTAGCATATAAACTATTTAGGAAAAAGACAAAAGTTAACAAACTAATAGATATAATGAATTACTATTATGGAGAATATGGAAGTTTAACTCTCTTTTTTGGCAGATTTATTCCATTTGGTGTCAGAAATGCAATATTTATATCTGCCGGAATGGGAAACATGAGACCTTGTCATTTCCTGTTAGCTGATTTCTTTGCAGCTATTATATCAATTACAATTTACTTTACTTTAAGTTTTAAAATAGGAGAATCATTTAAAATGATAGTTCCTAAAGTAAAAATAACAATTTTACTATCATTTATCTCATTATCCACAATAATTCTAATTATACTATTTATAAAAAATAAAAAAAAACAAAAAATTGACAAATATTTTAAATAA